From Symbiobacterium terraclitae, the proteins below share one genomic window:
- a CDS encoding alkaline phosphatase family protein codes for MRVFLLFIDGMGLGGDDPEVNPLLTAQMPAFRSLLGGSPLWRGAVPFSGPDLAVVATDPCLDVPGLPQSATGQTTIFTGQNAARAIGRHLNAYPTPRLRAILEEHSIFRRVVARGLKATFLNAFRPEFFEWVAAGQPLQADRRYRPSASTVAALAGGMHVFRNFDQLRRGEAVGFDIDHEVLRQMGYDVEPVDPVEAGRRAARVAAEHHFTLYEHFLTDKAGHARDMAEARRVLERLDAFLAGLLQELPEDHLLLITSDHGNIEDLSVKTHTLNPVATFVRGPGAGAVASGIRSLLDITPAILRVVG; via the coding sequence ATGAGGGTGTTTCTGCTCTTCATCGACGGCATGGGTCTCGGCGGCGACGATCCCGAGGTGAACCCGCTGCTTACGGCGCAGATGCCTGCCTTCAGGTCGCTCCTGGGCGGCAGCCCGCTCTGGCGCGGCGCCGTGCCGTTCTCGGGCCCCGACCTGGCCGTGGTGGCCACCGATCCGTGTCTGGACGTACCGGGTCTGCCCCAGAGCGCAACGGGGCAGACCACGATCTTTACCGGGCAGAACGCGGCCCGGGCCATCGGTCGCCACCTCAACGCCTACCCCACGCCCCGCCTCCGGGCGATCCTCGAGGAGCATTCCATCTTCCGCCGGGTGGTGGCGCGGGGGCTGAAGGCGACCTTCCTCAACGCCTTCCGGCCCGAGTTCTTCGAATGGGTGGCGGCGGGCCAGCCGCTGCAGGCAGACCGCCGGTACCGGCCCTCGGCGTCCACCGTCGCTGCGCTGGCCGGAGGCATGCACGTCTTCCGGAACTTCGACCAGCTGCGGCGCGGCGAGGCCGTCGGCTTCGACATCGACCACGAGGTGCTGCGGCAGATGGGCTACGACGTCGAACCGGTCGACCCGGTGGAGGCCGGCCGCCGGGCCGCCCGCGTGGCCGCCGAGCACCACTTCACGCTGTACGAGCACTTCCTCACCGACAAAGCCGGCCACGCCCGGGACATGGCGGAGGCCCGGCGGGTGCTGGAGCGGCTGGACGCCTTCCTCGCAGGGCTCCTGCAGGAGCTGCCGGAGGACCACCTGCTGCTGATCACCTCGGACCACGGCAACATCGAGGACCTGTCGGTGAAGACCCACACCCTGAACCCCGTCGCGACCTTCGTGCGGGGGCCGGGGGCTGGCGCGGTGGCCAGCGGCATCCGGTCGCTGCTGGACATCACCCCGGCGATCCTGCGGGTGGTGGGCTGA
- a CDS encoding DUF421 domain-containing protein, with the protein MLTLAQIFTSDWAKEVFQHIPVLVVRTLLTFVFVMVVVRWTGKRSIANLAPYDLAMVIIIGEVAAIPIGELDVDFLHGLIPVALIGGLHVLLTTINLHWKGFERLTEGLPTLLVKDGRVLRRNLLKERVSMADLMTALRHREVEDVSEVKEAWIEQAGGISVILKRDFDAATPRDVERVVEMVLARRLPALVEAAVDRAMRRAAAEAAGSPGEGPDLGLQGRLAAVEQEVTPPPS; encoded by the coding sequence GTGCTCACCCTGGCGCAGATTTTCACATCCGACTGGGCGAAGGAGGTCTTCCAGCACATCCCCGTACTGGTCGTGCGGACACTTCTGACCTTCGTCTTCGTCATGGTCGTCGTCCGCTGGACCGGCAAGCGGTCCATCGCCAACCTGGCCCCGTACGACCTGGCCATGGTCATCATCATCGGCGAGGTCGCGGCCATCCCCATCGGCGAGCTGGACGTCGACTTCCTGCACGGCCTCATCCCCGTGGCCCTCATCGGCGGGCTGCACGTGCTTCTCACCACGATCAACCTGCACTGGAAGGGCTTCGAGCGGCTGACGGAAGGCCTTCCGACCCTGCTGGTGAAGGACGGGCGGGTTCTGCGGCGAAACCTTCTGAAGGAGCGAGTCTCCATGGCAGACCTCATGACCGCCCTCCGCCACAGGGAGGTGGAGGACGTGTCGGAGGTCAAGGAGGCCTGGATCGAGCAGGCCGGCGGCATCAGCGTCATCCTGAAGCGGGACTTCGACGCCGCCACGCCGCGGGACGTCGAGCGGGTCGTGGAGATGGTCCTCGCCCGCCGGCTCCCGGCCCTGGTGGAGGCGGCCGTCGACCGGGCGATGCGGCGGGCGGCCGCCGAGGCGGCAGGCTCTCCGGGGGAAGGGCCTGACCTGGGGCTGCAGGGGAGGCTGGCGGCCGTGGAGCAGGAGGTCACCCCGCCGCCGTCCTAG
- a CDS encoding ABC-F family ATP-binding cassette domain-containing protein, which yields MAILTVQGLSKYWGIDLLFKDVSFLLNEGEKMALVGRNGSGKTTLLKILMGRMEYDSGQIIVPSGTRIGYLSQDPEFTPGRTVFEEARSVLGHLEKWERDLRRLEACMGEAESEEALQAIMDEYTRVTALYEGAGAYDAPARVRAVLFGLGFDEGDLEKPVEVLSGGQKVRLGLAKLLLEEPDLMLLDEPTNHLDLQAVEWLEGHFRQMKSAAILVSHDRYFLDRVISRTLELASNTSDMYHGNYSYYLEEKKRRQEALLSAYERQQQEAERLRTFYEKWRSNANRKGQAMSRKRQLEKMELMERPQVRQRTMKLTFDVDYESGDDVLKVEGLAKSFGDRTVFRNVDLALHKGDRVALVGPNGSGKTTFLKIIHGLLQPSAGSYRWGVGVQRGYFSQDLDALDYSRTCLEEIMELPGFTRFDAHSLLGQFLFSGEDAHKRIADCSGGERNRLILAKLMVSGANVLLLDEPTNHLDLESKQVLEEALRAYPGTLIFVSHDRFFVDQVATHIWEFGLPEGVGVYEGNYTAYREEKERLALLAAQAAEAAGRTGQGMAGAAEKGRPDPAPARTDARQQAGRSRKEERKAMEAARRLEASIHRLEERKAELEARMADPDIYRTAAGREAVAEYNAVQAELERLYVEWEALAEAIGG from the coding sequence ATGGCCATTCTCACCGTGCAGGGGCTCTCCAAATACTGGGGAATCGACCTGCTCTTCAAGGATGTTTCATTCCTCCTCAACGAGGGCGAGAAGATGGCCCTCGTCGGCCGCAACGGCAGCGGCAAGACGACGCTGCTCAAGATCCTGATGGGCCGCATGGAGTACGACAGCGGGCAGATCATCGTGCCCTCCGGCACCCGCATCGGCTACCTGAGCCAGGACCCCGAGTTCACGCCCGGCCGCACGGTCTTCGAGGAGGCCCGGTCCGTGCTCGGCCACCTGGAGAAGTGGGAGCGCGACCTTCGGAGGCTGGAGGCGTGCATGGGCGAGGCGGAGTCGGAGGAGGCCCTGCAGGCCATCATGGACGAGTACACCCGGGTGACCGCCCTCTACGAGGGGGCGGGCGCCTACGACGCGCCCGCCCGGGTGCGGGCGGTGCTCTTCGGTCTGGGCTTCGACGAGGGCGACCTGGAGAAGCCGGTGGAGGTCCTCTCCGGCGGCCAGAAGGTCCGCCTGGGCCTCGCCAAGCTGCTGCTGGAGGAGCCCGACCTGATGCTGCTGGACGAGCCCACCAACCACCTGGACCTGCAGGCGGTGGAGTGGCTGGAGGGCCACTTCCGGCAGATGAAGTCCGCGGCGATCCTGGTCTCCCACGACCGGTACTTCCTCGACCGGGTGATCAGCCGCACGCTGGAGCTGGCCAGCAACACGTCCGACATGTACCACGGCAACTACTCCTACTACCTGGAGGAGAAGAAGCGCCGGCAGGAGGCGCTGCTCAGCGCCTACGAGCGCCAGCAGCAGGAGGCGGAGCGGCTGCGCACCTTCTACGAGAAGTGGCGGAGCAACGCCAACCGCAAGGGCCAGGCGATGTCCCGCAAGCGGCAGCTGGAGAAGATGGAGCTGATGGAGCGGCCGCAGGTGCGGCAGCGCACGATGAAGCTCACCTTCGACGTGGACTACGAGTCGGGCGACGACGTGCTGAAGGTAGAGGGGCTGGCCAAGTCCTTCGGCGACCGCACGGTCTTCCGGAATGTCGATCTCGCCCTCCACAAGGGCGACCGGGTGGCCCTGGTCGGGCCCAACGGCTCCGGCAAGACCACCTTCCTGAAGATCATCCACGGGCTGCTGCAGCCGAGCGCCGGCTCCTACCGCTGGGGCGTGGGCGTGCAGCGGGGCTACTTCAGCCAGGACCTGGACGCCCTGGACTACAGCCGCACCTGCCTGGAGGAGATCATGGAGCTGCCCGGCTTCACCCGGTTCGACGCGCACTCGCTGCTGGGCCAGTTCCTCTTCTCCGGCGAGGACGCCCACAAGCGCATCGCCGACTGCTCTGGCGGCGAGCGGAACCGGCTGATCCTTGCGAAGCTGATGGTGAGCGGCGCCAACGTTCTGCTCTTGGACGAGCCCACCAACCATCTGGACCTGGAGTCCAAGCAGGTGCTGGAGGAAGCGCTGCGCGCCTACCCGGGCACCCTGATCTTCGTCTCCCACGACCGCTTCTTCGTCGACCAGGTGGCCACGCACATCTGGGAGTTCGGACTGCCCGAGGGTGTGGGCGTCTACGAGGGCAACTACACCGCCTACCGGGAGGAGAAGGAGCGGCTGGCGCTCCTGGCCGCGCAGGCGGCTGAGGCCGCCGGGCGGACCGGACAGGGGATGGCCGGCGCTGCGGAGAAGGGCCGGCCTGACCCGGCGCCGGCCCGGACGGACGCCCGCCAGCAGGCCGGTCGCTCCCGCAAGGAGGAGCGCAAGGCGATGGAGGCAGCGCGCCGGCTGGAGGCGTCCATCCACCGGCTGGAGGAGCGGAAGGCCGAGCTGGAGGCGCGCATGGCCGATCCGGACATCTACAGGACCGCGGCCGGCCGGGAGGCCGTCGCCGAGTACAACGCCGTCCAGGCGGAGCTGGAGCGGCTTTACGTGGAATGGGAGGCGCTGGCCGAGGCCATCGGCGGATAG
- a CDS encoding ABC transporter ATP-binding protein has translation MSEWAIRVAGLTKRYGPKTALSAVDLAVPRGSFFAVLGPNGAGKTTLMRCLMGLIRPDAGGGEVLGEPLGPGYPPLSLKPRIGYVSQAQALPEGMTARDLFALCRGLHPRWDDRTARRYLDLFELPDTLPVRHMSTGMRAQLSLTLVMGGGPELLILDEPTLGLDPLNRHQYLQVLLADSLETGCTVFLSSHDLYQIERLADRVAILVGGRLVVADGLDDLKEREKRVRVAGPVAEEALRGVQGVRRAVREAGGWLLYASGEREALERAFRALPGVTGVQVFDQSLEEIFISYVS, from the coding sequence GTGAGTGAGTGGGCGATTCGCGTGGCAGGCCTGACCAAGCGGTACGGTCCGAAGACCGCCCTGTCGGCCGTCGACCTGGCGGTGCCCCGGGGCTCCTTCTTCGCCGTGCTCGGACCCAACGGGGCGGGCAAGACGACCCTGATGCGCTGCCTCATGGGTCTGATCCGACCGGACGCCGGCGGCGGCGAGGTCCTCGGCGAGCCCCTGGGACCGGGCTACCCGCCGCTCTCCCTCAAGCCGCGCATCGGGTACGTGTCGCAGGCTCAGGCGCTGCCGGAGGGCATGACGGCGCGGGATCTGTTCGCCCTCTGCCGCGGGCTGCACCCGCGCTGGGACGACCGGACGGCGCGGCGCTACCTGGACCTGTTCGAACTGCCCGACACCCTGCCGGTGCGGCACATGTCCACCGGCATGCGTGCGCAGCTGTCCCTGACCCTGGTGATGGGCGGCGGCCCCGAGTTGCTGATCCTGGACGAGCCCACGCTGGGCCTGGACCCGCTGAACCGGCACCAGTACCTGCAGGTGCTGCTGGCCGACAGCCTGGAGACGGGCTGCACGGTCTTCCTCAGCAGCCACGATCTGTACCAGATCGAGCGGCTGGCCGACCGGGTCGCGATCCTCGTGGGCGGCCGGCTCGTCGTCGCAGACGGGCTGGATGACCTGAAGGAGCGGGAGAAGCGGGTGCGGGTGGCCGGACCGGTGGCCGAGGAAGCCCTGCGCGGTGTGCAGGGCGTGCGCCGTGCGGTGCGGGAGGCCGGTGGCTGGCTGCTCTACGCGAGCGGGGAGCGGGAGGCGCTGGAGCGGGCCTTCCGGGCCCTGCCCGGGGTGACGGGCGTCCAGGTTTTCGATCAGAGCCTCGAGGAGATTTTCATCAGCTACGTCTCGTGA
- a CDS encoding GntR family transcriptional regulator, with protein MWYHIDPASGTPIYRQLVEQVRQAVASGVLRAGDRLPSVRDLAVELAVNPNTVAKAYQELEREGVIETPRGRGTFVADRDPAVPEAERLRQFAEAADRLAADAYRLRIDSEQALAIFRERLAAAERRRSGE; from the coding sequence GTGTGGTACCACATCGACCCGGCCAGTGGAACGCCCATCTACCGCCAGCTGGTGGAGCAGGTCCGGCAGGCGGTGGCATCCGGCGTGCTCAGGGCCGGCGACCGCCTGCCCTCGGTGCGCGACCTTGCGGTGGAGCTGGCGGTCAACCCCAATACCGTTGCCAAGGCGTATCAGGAGCTGGAGCGCGAGGGGGTCATCGAGACGCCCAGGGGCCGCGGCACCTTCGTGGCCGACCGCGACCCGGCCGTGCCCGAGGCCGAGCGGCTGCGGCAGTTCGCGGAGGCGGCGGACCGGCTGGCGGCGGACGCATACCGGCTGCGCATCGACTCGGAGCAGGCCCTGGCGATCTTCCGCGAACGCCTGGCGGCGGCGGAGAGGAGGCGGTCCGGTGAGTGA
- a CDS encoding ABC transporter permease subunit, translating to MTLIRQHARAEAASILTWAVLLGFVGFITTSLWRYVLNSGALDVLDDLLRSATGTLKGLIGTDGASLTYLDGWIQSYVLGNWLSLLYVIFTALFVAGMVTREMDRRTMAFLLSLPVTRAQLLVSRWMVLLGALAVLHLSHFAGILLGLAALGEAGHPGRYALAEANSLLLYLFVGGLMLVVSLFIDDFGPGTGATLGVGLGLVFVHMSTGDATGALKALRGALPFSFYDVQAIVMQGEVPWGDLALLGGGSLLLLFLAVRLFQRKQIAV from the coding sequence ATGACCTTGATCCGTCAACACGCGCGCGCTGAGGCCGCCTCGATCCTCACCTGGGCCGTCCTGCTCGGGTTCGTCGGCTTCATCACCACCTCCCTCTGGCGGTATGTGCTGAACTCCGGGGCGCTGGACGTCCTCGATGACCTCCTGAGGTCGGCGACGGGCACCCTCAAGGGCCTGATCGGCACCGACGGGGCGAGCCTGACGTACCTGGACGGCTGGATCCAGAGCTACGTGCTGGGCAACTGGCTCTCGCTGCTCTACGTGATCTTCACCGCCCTCTTCGTGGCGGGCATGGTCACCCGGGAGATGGACCGGCGCACCATGGCCTTTCTGCTCTCGCTCCCCGTCACGCGGGCGCAGCTCCTGGTCTCCCGCTGGATGGTGCTGCTGGGCGCGCTGGCCGTGCTGCACCTCAGCCACTTTGCCGGGATCCTGCTGGGGCTGGCCGCCCTCGGCGAGGCCGGGCACCCCGGGCGGTACGCCCTGGCCGAGGCGAACTCGCTTCTGCTCTACCTCTTCGTCGGCGGGCTGATGCTGGTGGTGAGCCTGTTCATCGACGACTTCGGACCCGGCACCGGGGCGACGCTCGGCGTCGGGCTGGGTCTGGTATTCGTCCACATGTCCACGGGAGACGCGACCGGGGCCCTGAAGGCCCTGCGCGGGGCGCTGCCGTTCTCCTTCTACGACGTGCAGGCCATCGTGATGCAGGGCGAGGTGCCCTGGGGCGACCTGGCGCTGCTCGGCGGCGGCTCCCTCCTGCTGCTGTTCCTCGCGGTCCGGCTCTTCCAACGCAAGCAGATCGCCGTGTAA
- a CDS encoding ABC transporter permease subunit — protein sequence MTLFRQFFTVQLRGLLIWLAVGVALALAMTRSAAPFIDSNSIGSLPPSLLALLGDLAGMDPVDQYLVVALGKGTMLVPVLYGALLALSVVTREVDRRTVDFLLSLPVGRTRLLGARVAVLLVNLTLMVAAVWAAFRLDMAAQGYQGSWGHFGAAMVNLWLLAVAFSCVILAASMWVDDYSMGVKLFLGAVAFAYLMEFVLKGATVSRAGRVLSPFSYVDVARVLRTGAFAADALVLALAAAAGLAISFWAFKRKQFPA from the coding sequence GTGACGCTCTTCCGCCAGTTCTTCACCGTGCAGCTGAGGGGGCTGCTGATCTGGCTCGCCGTAGGAGTGGCGCTGGCGCTGGCCATGACGCGGTCGGCCGCACCCTTCATCGACAGCAACTCGATCGGCTCGCTCCCGCCGTCCCTGCTCGCCCTGCTCGGCGACCTCGCGGGCATGGACCCGGTGGACCAGTACCTGGTGGTTGCCCTGGGCAAGGGCACGATGCTGGTGCCCGTCCTCTACGGCGCCCTGCTCGCCCTCTCCGTTGTCACCCGCGAGGTGGACCGGCGCACGGTCGACTTCCTGCTCTCCCTGCCGGTGGGGCGGACGCGGCTGCTGGGGGCGCGCGTGGCCGTCCTGCTGGTCAACCTCACCCTGATGGTGGCGGCCGTGTGGGCGGCGTTCCGCCTCGACATGGCCGCACAGGGGTATCAGGGCAGCTGGGGCCACTTCGGGGCCGCCATGGTCAACCTCTGGCTCCTGGCCGTCGCCTTCAGCTGCGTGATCCTCGCGGCCTCCATGTGGGTGGACGACTACAGCATGGGCGTCAAGCTCTTCCTCGGCGCCGTGGCTTTCGCCTACCTGATGGAGTTTGTCCTGAAGGGCGCCACGGTGAGCCGGGCCGGCCGGGTACTCAGTCCCTTCAGCTACGTGGACGTCGCCCGCGTCCTGCGCACCGGGGCCTTCGCAGCCGACGCCCTGGTGCTGGCCCTGGCCGCGGCCGCGGGCCTGGCCATCAGCTTCTGGGCGTTCAAGCGCAAGCAGTTCCCGGCCTAG
- a CDS encoding ABC transporter ATP-binding protein, whose product MQAIQVEGLTRLYRNGRGVRNIDLAVSQGEVFGFLGPNGAGKTTLIRTLLGFLRPQAGRAHVLGLDAVAQSRSVRARVGYLPSDPALYEFLTGQQNVDFALAVRGVRDRSRVAYLADRLEVDLRRRMKTLSRGNKQKVALLIALAHDPELIILDEPTTGLDPLVQEAFASLIREEKARGKTVFMSSHVLSEVEALCDRVAIIRDGQIVAVDQVEHLKKQRVKHVAAEFRAAVPDLAATPGVRALEVHGRTVRFTFHGPIAPLVGALAGQDLVDLTVADPPLEEVFRAFYEGGGGR is encoded by the coding sequence ATGCAGGCGATTCAGGTGGAGGGCCTGACCCGGCTGTACCGCAACGGCCGGGGCGTCCGGAACATCGACCTGGCGGTGAGCCAGGGAGAGGTGTTCGGCTTCCTCGGCCCCAACGGAGCGGGCAAGACGACGCTGATCCGGACCCTGCTGGGCTTCCTGCGGCCCCAGGCGGGCCGGGCGCACGTCCTCGGGCTTGACGCCGTGGCCCAGAGCCGCAGCGTGCGCGCCCGCGTGGGCTACCTTCCCTCGGACCCCGCACTCTACGAGTTCCTCACGGGCCAGCAGAACGTCGACTTCGCCCTGGCCGTGCGGGGCGTACGCGACCGCAGCCGCGTCGCCTACCTGGCGGACCGGCTGGAGGTCGACCTGAGGCGCCGGATGAAGACGCTCTCCCGCGGCAACAAGCAGAAGGTCGCCCTGCTGATCGCCCTGGCGCACGACCCCGAGCTGATCATCCTCGACGAGCCCACCACGGGCCTGGACCCGCTGGTCCAGGAGGCCTTCGCATCCCTGATCCGGGAGGAGAAGGCCCGGGGCAAGACGGTCTTCATGTCGTCGCACGTGCTCTCGGAGGTGGAGGCCCTCTGCGACCGGGTCGCCATCATCCGGGACGGGCAGATCGTCGCCGTCGACCAGGTGGAGCACCTGAAGAAGCAGCGGGTGAAGCACGTGGCGGCCGAGTTCCGCGCCGCCGTCCCCGACCTTGCGGCGACGCCTGGCGTGCGCGCCCTGGAGGTGCACGGACGCACGGTCCGGTTCACGTTCCACGGCCCCATCGCCCCCCTGGTGGGGGCGCTGGCCGGCCAGGACCTGGTCGACCTCACGGTGGCCGACCCGCCGCTGGAGGAGGTCTTCCGGGCCTTCTACGAGGGGGGTGGCGGCCGGTGA
- a CDS encoding VOC family protein, whose protein sequence is MTQEIHPETRLGPVHLTVSALDRLTDFYQQALGLQVHWRSGGRAGLGAGGEDLLVLYEAPGARRAPRTTGLYHFALLLPDRRELARAIVRLAQLKVPQAPTDHLMTETTYLSDPEGNGIELYVDTPEDGWFGQENGRFVARDKDGLLRSGRDPLDLDELFTHLQPGDRFDTPMHPATRVGHIHLHVADIGEAMRFYHGVLGFGVQIEDETMGFVSAGGYHHHIGFNTWLGHGAPPPPPGARGLRHYTVVVPHRDELDRLGAQVRTAGLPVEQRPDGLMVADPSQNRLLLTVQQ, encoded by the coding sequence ATGACCCAGGAGATACACCCCGAGACACGGCTGGGCCCGGTCCACCTGACGGTGAGCGCACTGGACCGCCTGACCGACTTCTACCAGCAGGCGCTGGGGCTGCAGGTCCACTGGCGGTCCGGCGGGAGGGCGGGGCTCGGCGCCGGCGGTGAGGACCTGCTGGTGCTCTACGAGGCGCCCGGCGCAAGGCGGGCGCCTCGCACCACGGGCCTCTACCACTTCGCCCTGCTCCTGCCCGACAGAAGGGAACTGGCGCGGGCGATCGTCCGCCTCGCCCAGCTGAAGGTGCCGCAGGCGCCCACCGACCACCTGATGACCGAGACCACTTACCTCTCCGACCCCGAGGGGAACGGAATCGAGCTCTACGTCGATACCCCCGAGGACGGCTGGTTCGGCCAGGAGAACGGCCGCTTCGTCGCCCGCGACAAGGACGGCCTGCTGCGATCCGGCCGGGATCCGCTGGACCTGGACGAGCTCTTCACCCACCTCCAGCCCGGCGACCGGTTCGACACGCCCATGCACCCGGCGACGCGCGTCGGCCACATCCACCTGCACGTGGCCGACATCGGGGAGGCGATGCGGTTCTACCACGGCGTGCTCGGCTTCGGCGTGCAGATCGAGGACGAGACGATGGGCTTCGTCTCCGCCGGCGGCTACCACCACCACATCGGCTTCAACACGTGGCTGGGCCATGGTGCGCCCCCGCCGCCGCCCGGCGCGCGCGGGCTGCGCCACTACACGGTCGTGGTGCCCCACCGGGACGAACTGGACCGACTGGGGGCGCAGGTCCGCACGGCCGGGCTGCCGGTGGAGCAGCGCCCCGACGGGCTGATGGTCGCCGACCCGTCGCAGAACCGCCTGCTGCTCACGGTGCAGCAGTAG
- a CDS encoding ABC transporter ATP-binding protein: MSVPGQAGPPLLEVVDLHKQFILPRSLLARLLTGGGNRVVHAVNGVSFVLHEGETLGLVGESGSGKSTLGRTILHLHTPTRGHVRFDGQDVFELDAAGLRRFRQQAQIVFQNPYASLNPRKTVRQILSVPLALRGLPPRERRREAAALVERVGLSARHLDQYPHQFSGGQRQRIAIARALAMHPRLIVADEPVSALDVSVQAQIINLLEDLQRELRLTYLFISHDLGVVRHLSSRVAVMYLGQIVEIGPTEPLFRDPLHPYTHALLSAAPGQGRRERIILQGVPPSPLDPPPGCPFHPRCPAAAGEVCRTVRPALTDRGGGRWVACHLTAPWAPAAGGAPRGAAQGVHPAG; this comes from the coding sequence GTGAGTGTGCCGGGCCAAGCCGGACCGCCGCTGCTCGAGGTCGTGGACCTGCACAAGCAGTTCATCCTGCCCCGCAGCCTCCTCGCCCGGCTGCTGACCGGCGGCGGCAACCGCGTGGTCCACGCGGTGAACGGGGTCTCCTTTGTGCTGCACGAGGGCGAGACGCTGGGGCTGGTGGGGGAGAGCGGATCCGGCAAGTCGACGCTGGGGCGCACGATCCTGCACCTGCACACCCCCACCCGGGGGCACGTGCGCTTCGACGGGCAGGACGTGTTCGAGCTCGACGCCGCCGGCCTCCGCCGGTTCCGCCAGCAGGCGCAGATCGTCTTCCAGAACCCGTACGCCTCGCTGAACCCCCGCAAGACGGTGCGGCAGATCCTCTCCGTGCCGCTGGCCCTGCGGGGCCTGCCGCCCCGGGAGCGGCGCCGGGAGGCGGCGGCGCTGGTGGAGCGGGTGGGCCTCTCCGCCCGCCATCTGGACCAGTACCCGCACCAGTTCAGCGGCGGCCAGCGGCAGCGCATCGCCATCGCCCGGGCCCTGGCCATGCACCCCCGGCTGATCGTGGCGGACGAGCCGGTCTCGGCCCTGGACGTGTCCGTCCAGGCGCAGATCATCAACCTGCTGGAGGACCTGCAGCGGGAGCTGCGCCTCACCTACCTCTTCATCTCGCACGACCTGGGCGTGGTGCGCCACCTGAGCAGCCGGGTGGCGGTGATGTACCTGGGCCAGATCGTGGAGATCGGCCCGACGGAGCCGCTCTTCCGCGACCCGCTGCACCCGTACACCCACGCGCTGCTCTCGGCGGCGCCCGGCCAGGGGCGGCGGGAGCGCATCATCCTGCAGGGCGTACCGCCCAGCCCGCTGGACCCGCCGCCCGGCTGTCCCTTCCACCCGCGCTGCCCGGCGGCGGCGGGAGAGGTGTGCCGGACGGTGCGGCCGGCGCTGACCGACCGCGGCGGCGGCCGGTGGGTGGCGTGCCATCTCACCGCGCCGTGGGCGCCTGCGGCCGGCGGCGCGCCGAGGGGTGCGGCGCAGGGCGTCCACCCGGCAGGCTGA
- a CDS encoding ABC transporter ATP-binding protein, translating to MGPLLAIENLSVEFPSPRGPLRAVDGVSLRVQAGEVVGLIGESGSGKSTVLLAVMGLIPRPGRILPGSSVRLKGRELTRLSPRAYRGVRGYEIGMVFQDPMTALNPAMPIGEQVRESLRVHRYCKSRAEERARVLQLLEAVGIANAAQRYRAYPHEFSGGMLQRVLIAAALACNPRLLLADEPTTALDVTIQAQILDLLREINRTRNTAILLVSHDIGLAAEFCDRVAVMYAGRIVEVGPAWQVVAAPHHPYTRGLVGCLPVWGGRKGRLEPIPGSLPDLTQLPRGCAFADRCPHATAECRAGEVPLRQLADGREVACVRAEEVMAG from the coding sequence GTGGGGCCGCTCCTGGCCATTGAAAACCTGTCTGTGGAGTTTCCGTCGCCCCGGGGCCCCCTGCGCGCGGTCGACGGCGTGAGCCTCCGGGTGCAGGCGGGAGAGGTCGTGGGGCTGATCGGCGAGTCCGGGTCGGGCAAGTCGACCGTGCTGCTGGCCGTGATGGGGCTGATCCCGCGGCCGGGGCGGATTCTGCCCGGCTCGTCGGTCCGGCTGAAGGGGAGGGAGCTGACCCGGCTCTCGCCCCGGGCCTACCGCGGCGTGCGGGGCTACGAGATCGGCATGGTCTTCCAGGACCCGATGACCGCGCTCAACCCCGCCATGCCCATCGGCGAGCAGGTGCGGGAGAGCCTGAGGGTGCACCGGTACTGCAAGTCCCGCGCCGAGGAACGGGCGCGGGTCCTGCAGCTGCTGGAGGCGGTGGGCATCGCGAACGCCGCCCAGCGGTACCGCGCCTACCCCCACGAGTTCAGCGGGGGCATGCTCCAGCGCGTGCTGATCGCCGCGGCGCTGGCCTGCAACCCGCGCCTCCTGCTGGCCGATGAGCCGACCACGGCGCTGGACGTGACGATCCAGGCCCAGATCCTCGACCTTCTGCGGGAGATCAACCGCACGCGCAACACCGCCATCCTGCTGGTCAGCCACGACATCGGCCTGGCGGCCGAGTTCTGCGACCGCGTCGCCGTGATGTACGCCGGCCGCATCGTCGAGGTGGGGCCGGCCTGGCAGGTCGTGGCCGCGCCGCACCACCCGTACACCCGCGGGCTGGTTGGCTGCCTGCCCGTGTGGGGCGGCCGGAAGGGGCGGCTGGAGCCGATCCCCGGGTCGCTGCCGGACCTGACGCAGCTCCCCCGGGGCTGCGCCTTTGCCGACCGCTGCCCCCACGCGACGGCCGAGTGCCGGGCCGGGGAGGTCCCGCTGCGGCAGCTGGCGGACGGCCGCGAGGTAGCGTGCGTCCGCGCGGAGGAGGTGATGGCGGGGTGA